The following are encoded in a window of Saccharothrix longispora genomic DNA:
- a CDS encoding helix-turn-helix domain-containing protein — translation MHNALSENLPRLRKARDLSQEELAAAADVGVDTVGRVERGETRMTRPSTVAKLAKALGVSTESLLGLASADEKRDVQGIATLRRAITATSAIPGLSDFAESSELEAPATLAVTAHEAWRAYVDGHHTTLLHLLPALFVDARRLVHSTSGDDNAVAHRILSTAYRLGAGLVGRFELEDLAWTSAERALAAARESDNIEMETAVSLRYLAWTLVRQRRTADAEQVAVRAAEQIEPRMLDRTPERAGVFGNLIFNAASAALRSGNEGRADDLLAIAQAVAVRAGRDSASEAAIFGPRVAAFQLIDHTMRLGDHEKALRLAERVPKAHGAVPAFWEAGHRLHLAHAASRLRQDRLALAYLAEGRRLAPDWVRRQPLAVKTMRTLVDRAPRRRGKDFGALVAHYGVAGQCTG, via the coding sequence ATGCACAACGCGCTCTCGGAGAACCTGCCCAGGTTGAGGAAGGCACGCGACCTCTCGCAGGAAGAACTGGCCGCAGCGGCTGATGTCGGGGTGGACACGGTGGGGCGCGTCGAACGCGGCGAAACCCGCATGACTCGTCCGTCCACCGTCGCCAAGCTGGCGAAAGCGCTCGGCGTCTCCACCGAGTCCTTGTTGGGCCTCGCTTCCGCCGACGAGAAGCGGGATGTCCAGGGCATCGCGACCCTGCGCCGGGCGATCACCGCCACCTCCGCCATTCCCGGCTTGTCCGACTTCGCGGAGTCCTCCGAACTGGAGGCCCCAGCCACCTTGGCGGTGACGGCCCACGAAGCTTGGCGGGCCTACGTGGACGGCCACCACACGACGTTGCTGCACCTGCTGCCGGCGCTGTTCGTGGACGCACGCCGACTCGTGCACAGCACATCCGGTGACGACAACGCTGTGGCGCACCGCATCCTGTCGACGGCCTACCGCCTGGGCGCCGGTCTCGTCGGACGGTTCGAGCTTGAAGATCTCGCCTGGACGTCCGCCGAACGCGCCTTGGCCGCTGCGAGGGAGTCCGACAACATCGAAATGGAGACGGCTGTCTCGCTCCGCTACCTCGCGTGGACACTGGTCAGACAACGGCGCACCGCAGATGCCGAGCAGGTTGCCGTCCGCGCCGCCGAGCAGATCGAACCGCGGATGCTCGACCGGACTCCGGAGCGCGCCGGCGTGTTCGGCAACCTGATCTTCAACGCGGCCAGCGCGGCCCTGCGATCCGGCAACGAGGGCCGCGCGGACGACCTCTTGGCGATAGCGCAGGCCGTCGCTGTCCGAGCAGGACGCGACAGCGCGAGTGAAGCGGCGATCTTCGGCCCGCGCGTAGCCGCGTTCCAGCTCATCGACCACACCATGCGCCTGGGAGATCATGAAAAGGCACTGCGGCTCGCCGAGCGGGTGCCCAAGGCGCACGGTGCCGTGCCCGCTTTCTGGGAGGCGGGTCACCGGCTGCACCTGGCTCACGCGGCTTCCCGACTGCGCCAGGACCGGTTGGCGCTCGCCTACCTCGCCGAAGGGCGTCGACTGGCTCCTGACTGGGTTCGCCGCCAGCCGCTGGCGGTGAAGACCATGAGGACCCTGGTCGACCGCGCCCCCAGACGACGGGGCAAGGACTTCGGCGCACTCGTCGCCCACTACGGAGTGGCCGGTCAGTGCACTGGCTGA
- a CDS encoding pyridoxal phosphate-dependent decarboxylase family protein, translated as MTSAESVLAELRALREGDLPTHGGRTLAYVYDSAVPGLDELAASAHALASSVNGLDPTAFPSLLRLENDVVRTAARLLGGTDATVGTVTSGGTESCLLAVVAARDARPDVREPSIVLPETAHAAFHKAAHYFGLRVVSVPVDPVTYRAVPSAMAAAIDASTVLVVASAPSYAHGVVDPVAEIAGIAASAGVRCHVDACIGGWVLPFAADVEPFDLSVPGVTSLSVDLHKYAYAPKGTSVLLHASADLRRSQYFASAAWPGYTMLNSTTQSTRSGGPLAAAWAVLRHVGDDGYRSLAQAALSSARVLREGVEKIDGLRVLGDPVSTLLAVTASRDDFDVFTVADEMKARNWYVQPQFAFGASPANLHLTVTAANAGHEDELLADLRDSVAAAVAAGPVRVAPEVVAFIGSLDPDTLTPDEFGGLLAAAGMTGDAGLPDRMATVNTLLAAASPRLRERLLVEFLGALYS; from the coding sequence ATGACGTCGGCGGAGTCCGTCCTGGCCGAGCTGCGCGCGCTGCGCGAGGGCGACCTGCCCACGCACGGCGGTCGCACGCTCGCCTACGTCTACGACAGCGCGGTGCCCGGCCTGGACGAGCTGGCGGCCTCCGCGCACGCGCTGGCCTCGTCGGTGAACGGGCTCGACCCCACGGCGTTCCCGAGCCTGCTGCGGCTGGAGAACGACGTGGTGCGCACCGCGGCCCGCCTGCTGGGCGGCACCGACGCCACGGTCGGCACGGTGACCTCCGGCGGCACCGAGTCCTGCCTGCTGGCGGTCGTGGCGGCCCGCGACGCCCGGCCCGACGTGCGGGAACCGTCGATCGTGCTGCCGGAGACGGCGCACGCGGCGTTCCACAAGGCCGCGCACTACTTCGGGTTGCGGGTCGTGTCGGTGCCGGTGGACCCGGTGACCTACCGGGCGGTGCCGTCGGCGATGGCGGCGGCGATCGATGCGTCGACCGTGCTGGTGGTGGCGAGCGCGCCGTCGTACGCGCACGGCGTGGTGGACCCGGTGGCCGAGATCGCGGGCATCGCGGCGTCCGCCGGGGTCCGGTGCCACGTGGACGCGTGCATCGGCGGGTGGGTGCTGCCGTTCGCGGCGGACGTCGAGCCGTTCGACCTGTCCGTGCCGGGGGTGACGAGCCTGTCGGTGGACCTGCACAAGTACGCGTACGCGCCGAAGGGGACGTCCGTGCTGCTGCACGCGTCGGCCGACCTGCGGCGGTCGCAGTACTTCGCGAGCGCGGCGTGGCCCGGTTACACGATGCTCAACTCGACGACGCAGTCCACTCGTTCAGGTGGTCCGCTGGCGGCGGCGTGGGCGGTGCTGCGGCACGTCGGTGACGACGGGTACCGGTCGCTGGCGCAGGCCGCCCTGTCGAGCGCCCGCGTGCTGCGGGAGGGCGTGGAGAAGATCGACGGCCTGCGCGTGTTGGGCGACCCGGTGTCCACCCTGCTGGCGGTCACCGCGTCCCGCGACGACTTCGACGTGTTCACCGTGGCCGACGAGATGAAGGCGCGGAACTGGTACGTGCAGCCCCAGTTCGCGTTCGGCGCCTCCCCCGCCAACCTGCACCTCACGGTGACGGCGGCCAACGCGGGCCACGAGGACGAACTGCTGGCCGACCTGCGCGACTCGGTCGCCGCCGCCGTCGCGGCCGGTCCGGTGCGGGTCGCGCCGGAGGTCGTCGCCTTCATCGGCTCCCTCGACCCCGACACGCTGACCCCGGACGAGTTCGGCGGGCTGCTCGCCGCAGCGGGCATGACCGGCGACGCCGGGCTGCCGGACCGCATGGCGACGGTGAACACCCTGCTCGCCGCCGCCTCCCCACGACTGCGCGAACGCCTCCTGGTGGAATTCCTGGGCGCTTTGTACTCGTGA
- a CDS encoding MFS transporter yields MSGVTGGVRAGYATGSFVTGAFGTVPGLLLLPYLTDGLAVPAAVAGLLVLVPKAWDVLFNPVAGRISDAAGVRRPFLLRGGLATAVLFALLFAGPFTGTGAAVYVALVFLLCATAYAFFQVPYVAMAAEITDDYDERTRLMAWRMAFLALAILVSGAGAPAVRDLLGYPGMGASVAALMVLGTVVTYVGTRGVPVSRRVASSASFGELWAAVRGSRPFRLLLAVFVVQAVGLGTMLAGVDYFARLVLGDRSLQTLLFAGFVGPALLVMPLWQRVGARWGKRVGLVAASLLFAVAVLGLLFSRVLPVGAVLALMAVVGVGYAGMQVFPLAMLPDVITAEERRVGATRAGLFSGVWTAGETLGLALGPGVYGLVLALGGYVASTDGSAAQPSGAVTAALLGFTAIPAVLAVAALPLLREERSA; encoded by the coding sequence ATCAGCGGTGTCACCGGCGGGGTCCGGGCCGGTTACGCGACCGGGTCCTTCGTGACCGGCGCGTTCGGCACCGTGCCCGGGCTGCTCCTGCTGCCCTACCTGACCGACGGCCTCGCCGTGCCCGCCGCCGTCGCGGGGCTGCTCGTGCTGGTGCCGAAGGCGTGGGACGTGCTGTTCAACCCCGTCGCCGGCCGGATCAGCGACGCGGCGGGCGTGCGGCGGCCGTTCCTGCTGCGCGGCGGGCTGGCCACGGCGGTGCTGTTCGCGCTGCTGTTCGCCGGGCCGTTCACGGGCACGGGCGCGGCGGTGTACGTGGCGCTGGTGTTCCTGCTGTGCGCGACGGCGTACGCGTTCTTCCAGGTGCCGTACGTGGCGATGGCCGCCGAGATCACCGACGACTACGACGAGCGCACCCGGCTGATGGCGTGGCGGATGGCGTTCCTGGCGCTGGCGATCCTGGTCAGCGGCGCGGGTGCGCCCGCCGTGCGCGACCTGCTCGGCTACCCCGGGATGGGCGCGTCGGTGGCGGCGCTGATGGTGCTGGGCACGGTCGTGACGTACGTGGGCACGCGCGGGGTGCCGGTGTCGCGGCGGGTCGCGTCGTCGGCGTCGTTCGGGGAGCTGTGGGCGGCGGTGCGCGGTTCGCGGCCGTTCCGGCTGCTCCTGGCGGTGTTCGTGGTGCAGGCCGTCGGGCTGGGCACGATGCTCGCGGGCGTCGACTACTTCGCGCGGCTCGTGCTGGGCGACCGGTCGTTGCAGACGCTGCTGTTCGCCGGGTTCGTCGGACCGGCCCTGCTGGTCATGCCGCTGTGGCAGCGGGTGGGCGCGCGGTGGGGCAAGCGGGTCGGGCTGGTGGCCGCGTCGCTGCTGTTCGCGGTCGCCGTGCTCGGCCTGCTGTTCTCCCGGGTGCTGCCGGTCGGCGCGGTGCTCGCGCTGATGGCCGTGGTCGGCGTCGGGTACGCGGGCATGCAGGTGTTCCCGCTGGCCATGCTGCCGGACGTGATCACCGCCGAGGAGCGGCGCGTCGGCGCGACCAGGGCCGGCCTGTTCTCCGGCGTCTGGACGGCCGGCGAGACCCTGGGCCTGGCACTCGGCCCCGGCGTGTACGGGCTCGTGCTGGCGCTCGGCGGGTACGTCGCGAGCACCGACGGGTCGGCCGCTCAGCCCTCCGGCGCGGTGACCGCCGCGCTGCTCGGTTTCACCGCGATCCCGGCCGTGCTGGCCGTCGCGGCACTGCCCCTGCTGCGTGAAGAGAGGTCCGCATGA
- a CDS encoding NUDIX hydrolase: protein MDLLPFEQYAASLNRKRTSAGVLFRDGVGRVLLVETTYKRAWEIPGGSVDADEAPWRTAVREVAEEIHLDRPLGRLLLIDYVPTDGPMPEGLAFIFDGGLITEEEVAGIEPTDPEIRSVGLYTPGAARDLVKPILARRIEAALDAVTTGGLVLCESGHRVTVQGRR from the coding sequence GTGGACCTCCTACCGTTCGAGCAGTACGCCGCCTCGCTGAACCGGAAGCGCACGTCCGCAGGCGTCCTGTTCAGGGATGGCGTCGGCCGGGTGCTCCTGGTGGAGACGACGTACAAGAGGGCCTGGGAGATCCCCGGTGGTTCCGTCGACGCGGACGAAGCACCCTGGCGGACGGCTGTGCGCGAGGTGGCCGAAGAGATTCACCTCGACCGTCCGCTCGGACGGCTCCTGCTCATCGACTACGTGCCGACCGACGGACCGATGCCCGAGGGGCTGGCATTCATCTTCGACGGCGGATTGATCACCGAGGAGGAGGTGGCCGGGATCGAACCGACCGATCCCGAAATCCGCTCGGTCGGCCTCTACACCCCGGGAGCCGCCCGGGATCTGGTGAAACCGATCCTGGCACGCCGGATCGAGGCAGCTCTTGACGCTGTCACGACAGGTGGACTGGTCTTGTGCGAGTCGGGCCACCGCGTCACCGTGCAAGGGCGTCGTTGA